In the genome of Pseudomonas protegens, one region contains:
- a CDS encoding FtsX-like permease family protein — MRVLMTTMQALLSHWRQHPVQFFSVLTGLWLATSLLTGVLALNSQARDSYARASQLIGGEPQASLGTADGASFPQQRFVDLRRAGWPVSPVLQGRVQLQGHDDWRLQLMGIEPLSLPAGSAIAGKALAMQQVVEFFSPPGRTWIAPQTLASLGYHEGQQPVASNGRRLPPLQVQADMAPGLLLMDIGFAQQVLDQPGQLSRLLLPRDFAAQAPPLPAPLAGQLVLHPGDSENNLARLTESFHLNLNALGFLSFVVGLFIVHAAIGLALEQRRGLLRTLRACGVSARQLIFSLTLELGALALLGGVAGVVSGYWLAGLLLPDVAASLRGLYGAEVAGQLSLSPWWWLSGIGLSLLGALLAGAASLLRAARLPLLALANPQAWHQAHARWLRRQGVVAGGAVLVALAAWQWGDSLASGFVLMAALLLAAALGLPVLLDALLGALLGRRRGVLGQWFLADCRQQLPALSLALMALLLALAANIGAGSMTAGFRETFNDWLEQRLSAELYVNPQSPEQARQLLAWLPQQAQVTAVLPSWQVALQVHGWPADLYGVIDHPSYRAHWPLLEADGAEPWAQLASQDTLMLSEQLARRLKVRPGDRLSLAVPTGQWAPRVVGIYADYGNPKGHVLVNAGHLLRHWPDLTPNRFNLRLAPAAVPAAVPALIGALQQQFHLDDSRVIDQARLKGWSQQVFERTFAATAALNSLTLGVSGVALFISLLTQSQSRLGQLAPLWALGVGRRQLLLLNLAQTWLLAVLTLVLALPLGIVLAWCLDSVINVQAFGWRLPLRVFPGQLVQLLGLAMLATLLASAWPLLRLQRAQPADLLRSFAHED, encoded by the coding sequence ATGCGGGTCTTGATGACGACGATGCAGGCGCTGCTGAGCCATTGGCGCCAGCATCCGGTGCAGTTCTTCAGTGTGCTCACCGGGTTGTGGCTGGCCACCAGCCTGCTGACCGGGGTCCTGGCGCTCAACAGCCAGGCCCGGGACAGCTACGCCCGGGCCAGCCAACTGATTGGCGGTGAACCCCAGGCCAGCCTGGGCACGGCCGATGGCGCAAGTTTTCCCCAGCAACGCTTTGTCGACCTGCGTCGCGCGGGTTGGCCGGTGTCGCCGGTGCTGCAAGGGCGCGTGCAGTTGCAGGGGCATGACGACTGGCGCCTGCAACTGATGGGCATCGAGCCGCTGTCGTTGCCCGCCGGTTCCGCCATCGCCGGCAAGGCCCTGGCAATGCAGCAGGTGGTGGAGTTCTTCAGTCCGCCGGGGCGCACCTGGATTGCCCCGCAAACCCTGGCCAGCCTGGGTTACCACGAGGGCCAGCAGCCGGTGGCCAGCAATGGTCGGCGGCTGCCGCCGTTGCAGGTGCAGGCGGACATGGCGCCGGGGCTGCTGCTGATGGACATCGGCTTTGCCCAGCAAGTGCTCGACCAGCCGGGGCAACTCAGCCGGCTGCTGCTGCCCAGGGACTTTGCCGCCCAGGCGCCGCCCTTGCCGGCGCCGCTGGCGGGGCAGCTGGTGCTGCACCCCGGCGACTCGGAGAACAACCTGGCGCGCCTGACCGAGAGTTTTCACCTCAACCTGAATGCCCTGGGGTTTCTGTCCTTCGTGGTCGGGCTGTTTATCGTGCATGCCGCCATCGGCCTGGCCCTGGAGCAGCGCCGCGGCCTGTTGCGCACCTTGCGCGCCTGTGGGGTCAGTGCGCGGCAGTTGATCTTCAGCCTGACCCTGGAGCTGGGGGCGCTGGCATTGCTGGGCGGGGTCGCCGGGGTGGTCAGCGGCTACTGGCTGGCCGGGCTGCTGCTGCCGGATGTCGCCGCCAGCCTGCGCGGCCTGTACGGCGCCGAGGTGGCGGGGCAGTTGAGCCTGAGTCCCTGGTGGTGGCTCAGCGGGATTGGCCTGAGCCTGTTGGGCGCCTTGCTGGCCGGCGCCGCCAGCCTGTTGCGGGCGGCGCGCCTGCCGCTGTTGGCCCTGGCCAACCCCCAGGCCTGGCATCAGGCCCATGCCCGCTGGCTGCGCCGTCAGGGCGTGGTGGCTGGCGGCGCAGTGCTGGTGGCCCTGGCGGCCTGGCAATGGGGCGATAGCCTGGCCAGCGGCTTCGTACTGATGGCGGCCTTGCTGCTGGCGGCGGCCCTGGGCTTGCCGGTGTTGCTCGATGCGCTGCTGGGGGCCTTGCTGGGGCGCCGGCGTGGGGTGCTGGGGCAGTGGTTCCTGGCCGATTGCCGCCAGCAATTGCCGGCCCTGAGCCTGGCCTTGATGGCCCTGCTGCTGGCGCTGGCGGCGAATATCGGCGCCGGCAGCATGACCGCGGGGTTTCGCGAGACCTTCAACGACTGGCTGGAGCAGCGTCTGAGCGCCGAGCTGTACGTCAATCCGCAAAGCCCGGAGCAGGCCCGGCAGTTGCTGGCGTGGTTGCCGCAACAGGCGCAAGTGACAGCCGTGCTCCCCAGTTGGCAGGTGGCGTTGCAGGTGCACGGCTGGCCGGCGGACCTGTACGGGGTGATCGACCATCCCAGCTACCGTGCGCACTGGCCGCTGCTGGAAGCCGACGGCGCCGAGCCCTGGGCGCAACTGGCGAGCCAGGACACGCTGATGCTCAGTGAACAACTGGCCCGGCGCCTCAAGGTCCGCCCCGGCGACCGCTTGAGCCTGGCGGTGCCGACCGGCCAGTGGGCGCCCCGAGTGGTGGGGATCTACGCCGACTACGGCAACCCCAAGGGCCATGTGCTGGTGAACGCCGGGCACCTGCTGCGCCACTGGCCGGACTTGACGCCGAACCGTTTCAACCTGCGCCTGGCGCCGGCGGCGGTGCCGGCGGCGGTGCCGGCGCTGATCGGCGCCCTGCAACAGCAATTTCATCTGGATGACAGCCGGGTCATTGATCAGGCCCGGCTCAAGGGCTGGTCGCAACAGGTCTTCGAGCGCACCTTCGCCGCCACCGCGGCCCTCAACAGCCTGACCCTGGGAGTGTCCGGGGTGGCGCTGTTCATCAGCCTGCTGACCCAGAGCCAGAGCCGCCTGGGCCAGTTGGCGCCACTCTGGGCCCTGGGCGTGGGGCGGCGTCAATTGCTGCTGCTGAACCTGGCCCAGACCTGGCTGCTGGCCGTGCTGACCCTGGTCCTGGCGCTGCCCCTGGGCATCGTCCTGGCCTGGTGCCTGGACAGCGTGATCAACGTCCAGGCCTTCGGTTGGCGTTTGCCGTTGCGGGTCTTCCCCGGGCAGCTCGTGCAACTGCTGGGGCTGGCGATGCTGGCGACCCTGCTGGCATCGGCCTGGCCGCTGCTGCGTTTGCAGCGTGCGCAACCGGCGGATCTGCTGAGGAGCTTTGCCCATGAAGATTGA
- a CDS encoding ABC transporter ATP-binding protein, which produces MLQVQGVFKSYPTPQGPLAVLQGVDLQLQHGSSLALMGESGSGKSTLLHLVAGLDRVDAGSIRIGGQHLEQMTEGQRADWRRTEVGLVFQQFNLISSLRVEDNLSFQARLAGRFDPRWQAQLVERLGLGDLLRRYPEQLSGGQQQRVALGRALAAKPGLLLADEPTGSLDEATSDEVLDLLLELLADSPTGLLMVTHSQRVASRLQQTVVLHRGRLADPVGG; this is translated from the coding sequence ATGCTGCAGGTGCAAGGCGTTTTCAAGAGCTACCCCACGCCCCAGGGCCCACTGGCGGTGCTGCAGGGCGTGGACCTGCAGCTGCAGCACGGCAGCAGTCTGGCGCTGATGGGCGAGTCGGGCAGCGGCAAGAGCACCCTGCTGCATCTGGTGGCGGGGCTCGACCGGGTCGACGCCGGCAGCATCCGCATCGGCGGGCAGCATCTGGAGCAGATGACCGAGGGCCAGCGCGCCGATTGGCGGCGCACTGAAGTGGGCCTGGTGTTCCAGCAGTTCAACCTGATCAGCAGTCTGCGGGTGGAGGACAACCTGAGTTTCCAGGCGCGCCTGGCCGGGCGCTTCGATCCGCGGTGGCAGGCGCAGTTGGTGGAGCGCCTGGGCCTGGGGGATTTGCTGCGGCGCTATCCGGAGCAGCTCTCCGGCGGCCAGCAGCAACGGGTCGCCCTGGGCCGGGCCCTGGCTGCGAAACCCGGCTTGCTGCTGGCGGACGAACCCACCGGCAGCCTCGACGAGGCCACCAGCGACGAGGTGCTGGACCTGCTGCTGGAGTTGCTGGCCGACAGCCCCACCGGCCTGCTGATGGTGACCCACAGCCAGCGCGTGGCCAGCCGCCTGCAACAGACGGTGGTGCTGCATCGCGGTCGTCTGGCCGACCCGGTCGGGGGTTGA